In Arachis stenosperma cultivar V10309 chromosome 1, arast.V10309.gnm1.PFL2, whole genome shotgun sequence, one DNA window encodes the following:
- the LOC130944858 gene encoding nuclear transcription factor Y subunit B-3-like, with product METGGGFHGYRNLPTTTSGLKLSVSEMNMRAVENNTGSNNNNHTDDNECTVREQDRFMPIANVIRIMRKILPPHAKISDDAKETIQECVSEYISFITGEANERCQREQRKTITAEDVLWAMSKLGFDDYIEPLTMYLHRYRELEGDRTTMRGEPLGKRTVDYGTLGVATASAFVPPFHIGHHHHHPHPSGYYGTPMGNYIRDAPNASSSLQPPSLAHAEPNTQYK from the exons ATGGAAACTGGAGGAGGCTTTCACGGTTATCGCAACCTTCCTACTACTACCTCTG GGTTGAAGCTATCTGTGTCAGAGATGAACATGAGAGCAGTAGAAAACAACACAGgaagcaataataataatcatacaGATGATAACGAATGCACTGTGAGGGAGCAAGATCGGTTCATGCCAATAGCAAATGTGATTAGGATAATGCGCAAGATCCTACCACCGCACGCTAAAATCTCTGATGATGCAAAAGAAACAATACAAGAATGCGTATCAGAGTACATCAGCTTCATCACCGGAGAAGCTAACGAGAGGTGTCAGAGGGAGCAACGGAAGACCATCACGGCGGAGGACGTTCTTTGGGCAATGAGTAAGCTTGGCTTTGACGATTACATTGAGCCTCTGACGATGTACCTTCACAGGTACCGTGAGCTTGAAGGTGACCGTACCACCATGAGAGGAGAGCCACTTGGAAAGAGAACTGTTGACTATGGAACTCTTGGTGTTGCTACTGCTTCTGCTTTTGTTCCACCGTTTCACATTGgacatcaccatcatcatcctCATCCCAGTGGTTATTATGGTACACCCATGGGGAATTACATTAGAGATGCACCCAATGCTAGCTCGTCTCTTCAGCCTCCTTCACTTGCTCATGCTGAACCAAATACTCAATACAAATGA